One window from the genome of Candidatus Zixiibacteriota bacterium encodes:
- a CDS encoding 50S ribosomal protein L18, whose protein sequence is MAGKSVKKFKRAERRRQRVRGKLSGTSACPRLTVAKSLKNVFVQIVDDVHAVTLAAAASNSKNVLSELKPEMTKSEVARKVGEVIAREAKAKGIEAVVFDRNRFRYHGRVKAVAEGARSGGLKF, encoded by the coding sequence ATGGCTGGAAAGAGTGTCAAGAAGTTCAAGCGGGCGGAACGCCGCCGCCAGCGGGTGCGGGGCAAGCTGTCGGGAACCTCGGCGTGCCCGCGCCTGACGGTCGCGAAGTCGCTGAAGAACGTGTTCGTGCAGATTGTCGACGACGTCCACGCGGTGACGCTCGCGGCGGCCGCCTCCAATTCCAAAAACGTCCTCTCCGAGCTCAAGCCGGAGATGACCAAGTCCGAAGTGGCGCGGAAAGTGGGCGAAGTGATCGCGCGCGAGGCGAAGGCGAAGGGGATCGAGGCGGTGGTCTTCGACCGCAACCGATTCCGCTACCACGGCCGGGTCAAAGCGGTCGCGGAGGGGGCGCGCTCGGGTGGCCTGAAGTTCTGA
- the rplF gene encoding 50S ribosomal protein L6, which yields MSRIGKQPIAVPDKATVSITGRQVTIKGPKGSLTLEVHPDMTASLDHNQIVVARPSDLKKHRALHGLTRALLHNMVVGVTQGFTRELEIVGVGYRAENRGRHLVMYLGYSHPVVLTPPEGVTVEAVPKEGKVRVSGIDKQLVGQVAAKIRSFRKPEPYKGKGVRYAGEHVRTKAGKTAG from the coding sequence ATGTCGCGAATTGGCAAGCAGCCGATCGCTGTGCCGGACAAGGCGACGGTGAGCATCACCGGGCGCCAGGTGACGATCAAGGGGCCGAAGGGCAGCCTCACTCTGGAGGTGCACCCGGACATGACGGCCAGCCTGGACCACAACCAGATTGTCGTCGCCCGCCCGAGCGATCTGAAGAAACACCGGGCCCTCCACGGCCTCACGCGGGCGCTCCTGCACAACATGGTCGTGGGAGTGACCCAGGGGTTCACCCGCGAACTCGAAATTGTCGGCGTCGGCTACCGCGCCGAAAACCGCGGCCGGCACCTCGTGATGTACCTCGGGTACTCGCACCCGGTGGTCCTCACCCCGCCGGAGGGCGTGACTGTCGAAGCCGTGCCCAAAGAGGGCAAAGTCAGGGTCTCGGGGATAGACAAGCAACTCGTCGGCCAGGTGGCGGCGAAGATTCGGTCGTTCCGGAAACCGGAGCCGTACAAGGGCAAGGGTGTCCGGTACGCCGGCGAACACGTGCGGACGAAGGCCGGGAAGACCGCCGGATAA
- the rpsH gene encoding 30S ribosomal protein S8, protein MSMTDPIADLLTRIRNGSKAKKNAVDVPASNLKREVVRILREHRFIKDVVDLPDNKQGILRVYLRYVAGDTPVLKGIQRLSRPGLRRYFDAETVRQSTFNTRGMLVLSTSSGVMTNFEAARKGVGGEVLLRCW, encoded by the coding sequence ATGAGCATGACAGATCCGATAGCCGATCTTCTCACGCGCATCCGGAACGGGTCGAAAGCGAAGAAGAATGCGGTCGATGTGCCCGCGTCGAACCTCAAGCGCGAGGTGGTGCGGATTCTCCGCGAGCACCGCTTCATCAAGGACGTCGTCGACCTGCCGGACAACAAGCAGGGAATCCTCCGGGTCTACCTGCGCTACGTGGCCGGCGACACGCCGGTGCTCAAAGGAATCCAGCGCCTGTCGCGGCCGGGCCTGCGGCGGTACTTCGACGCGGAGACGGTGCGGCAGTCGACGTTCAACACGCGCGGCATGCTGGTGCTCTCGACGTCGAGCGGCGTGATGACGAACTTTGAGGCGGCCCGGAAAGGCGTGGGCGGCGAAGTGCTGCTGCGCTGCTGGTAG
- a CDS encoding type Z 30S ribosomal protein S14 — translation MAKKSLIEKSNRKPKFQVRAYHRCRRCGRPRAYLRRFGLCRICFRQLALAGELPGVVKASW, via the coding sequence ATGGCGAAGAAATCCCTCATAGAGAAGTCGAACCGTAAGCCGAAATTCCAGGTGCGGGCGTACCACCGGTGCCGCCGGTGCGGCCGTCCGCGGGCCTACCTGCGCCGCTTCGGGCTGTGCCGGATCTGTTTCCGGCAGCTCGCCCTGGCCGGCGAATTGCCCGGCGTGGTGAAAGCCAGCTGGTGA
- the rplE gene encoding 50S ribosomal protein L5: MARYRELYQKEVVPKLMKQNGYRSIMQVPRITHVTVNIGVGEATDNSKALDAAVEDLAKITGRKPLVTRARKSISNFKLRKGMPIGCTVTLRRDAMYDFLDRLVNVAIPRIRDFRGVNPKSFDGRGNYNLGLKEQLIFPEIDLDKVDKVRGMNISIATTARTDQEARQLLEELGMPFRK, translated from the coding sequence ATGGCGAGGTACAGAGAGCTCTACCAGAAGGAAGTGGTGCCGAAGCTGATGAAGCAGAACGGCTACCGGTCGATCATGCAGGTGCCGCGCATCACGCACGTGACGGTGAATATCGGCGTGGGAGAGGCGACGGACAACTCGAAGGCGCTCGACGCGGCCGTGGAGGACCTGGCGAAAATCACGGGGCGCAAGCCGCTCGTGACGCGGGCCCGCAAGAGCATCTCGAATTTCAAGCTGCGCAAGGGAATGCCGATCGGGTGCACGGTGACTTTGCGGCGGGACGCGATGTACGATTTTCTCGACCGCCTCGTCAACGTCGCCATCCCCCGCATCCGCGACTTCCGCGGCGTGAACCCGAAGTCGTTCGACGGGCGGGGGAACTACAATCTCGGATTGAAAGAGCAGTTGATCTTTCCGGAGATCGATCTGGACAAGGTGGATAAAGTGCGCGGGATGAACATTTCGATCGCGACGACGGCGCGGACGGACCAGGAGGCCCGTCAGCTGCTCGAGGAGCTGGGAATGCCGTTCCGCAAGTAG
- the rplX gene encoding 50S ribosomal protein L24, translating into MRIKKGDTVYVLCGEDKGKTGRVLHVYPKKGTAVVEGVRMHKRHQRPTQRNPKGGVVTMEGPIHLSNLAVYNASSGGPARLGVRTTEEDGRKRRVRIDVKTGEEI; encoded by the coding sequence ATGCGAATCAAGAAAGGCGATACGGTCTACGTCCTCTGCGGAGAGGACAAAGGGAAAACCGGCCGGGTGCTCCACGTGTACCCGAAGAAGGGGACGGCGGTGGTGGAAGGCGTGCGCATGCACAAGCGGCACCAGCGGCCGACCCAGCGGAACCCGAAGGGCGGGGTGGTGACGATGGAAGGTCCGATTCACCTGAGCAACCTCGCCGTGTACAATGCCTCGTCGGGCGGCCCGGCGCGGCTGGGGGTCCGGACCACGGAAGAAGACGGCCGCAAGCGGCGCGTCCGGATCGATGTGAAGACGGGCGAGGAGATCTAA
- the rplN gene encoding 50S ribosomal protein L14 yields MVQEYTILNVADNSGAKKVMCFRILGGRKKYASIGDVIVVAVKEAIPGGTVKKSEVCRAVVVRTKASLRRKDGSLIRFSDNAAVIINDQLEPRGTRIFGPVARELREKKFMKIVSLAPEVL; encoded by the coding sequence ATGGTGCAGGAATATACGATATTGAACGTGGCCGACAACTCCGGCGCGAAAAAGGTGATGTGCTTCCGCATCCTCGGGGGACGCAAGAAGTATGCCTCGATCGGCGACGTCATTGTGGTCGCGGTGAAGGAGGCGATCCCCGGGGGGACGGTGAAGAAGTCGGAGGTCTGCCGGGCGGTGGTCGTGCGCACGAAAGCGTCCCTGCGGCGCAAGGACGGCTCGCTCATCCGGTTCTCGGACAACGCGGCCGTGATCATCAACGACCAGCTCGAGCCCCGGGGCACCCGCATCTTCGGGCCCGTGGCCCGCGAACTGCGCGAGAAGAAATTCATGAAGATCGTCTCCCTCGCCCCCGAGGTGTTGTAG
- the rpsQ gene encoding 30S ribosomal protein S17 has translation MAETVERNHRKIRQGTVVSDKMNKTIVVRLDRTRPHALYNKTSKSTTKLYAHDENNDARPGDLVRVMETRRLSHKKRWRLIEIVERAK, from the coding sequence ATGGCAGAAACGGTTGAGAGAAACCACCGCAAGATCCGTCAGGGGACGGTCGTGTCGGACAAGATGAACAAGACGATCGTGGTGCGGCTGGACCGGACGCGTCCCCACGCGCTCTACAATAAGACGTCAAAGTCGACGACCAAGCTGTACGCGCACGATGAGAACAACGACGCCCGGCCGGGCGACCTGGTGCGGGTAATGGAGACGCGGCGGCTGTCGCACAAGAAGCGCTGGCGCCTGATCGAGATCGTAGAACGGGCCAAGTAG
- a CDS encoding 50S ribosomal protein L29, whose translation MKVHSLREMTRDELVQKKNELLDEQFNLRMRRSLKALDNPLRLRQIRREIAKIQTVLHEDATGRRKLADMKTSILPPSGKKE comes from the coding sequence TTGAAGGTACATTCGCTCCGGGAGATGACGCGCGACGAGCTGGTGCAGAAGAAGAACGAGCTTCTGGACGAGCAGTTCAACCTGCGGATGCGGCGGTCGCTCAAGGCGCTCGACAACCCGCTCCGGCTGCGGCAGATCCGGCGGGAGATCGCGAAAATTCAAACGGTGCTGCACGAGGATGCGACGGGCCGGCGGAAACTGGCCGACATGAAGACCTCGATTTTGCCGCCCTCGGGCAAGAAAGAATAA
- the rplP gene encoding 50S ribosomal protein L16, protein MLMPNKVKFRKQQRGRMRGKAKGGAEVSFGEYGLKAMEPCWLTNRQIEAARIAMTRSIKRGGKIWIRIFPDKPVTKKPAETRMGKGKGAPEYWVAVIKPGRILFEIQGVTEASAREALRLGANKLPLKTKFVSRSETEGV, encoded by the coding sequence ATGTTAATGCCGAACAAAGTCAAGTTTCGCAAGCAGCAGCGCGGCCGCATGCGGGGGAAAGCCAAGGGCGGGGCGGAAGTCAGTTTCGGCGAGTACGGCCTGAAGGCCATGGAGCCGTGCTGGCTGACCAACCGCCAGATCGAGGCCGCCCGTATCGCCATGACCCGCTCGATCAAGCGCGGCGGAAAGATCTGGATCCGGATATTCCCGGACAAGCCGGTGACCAAGAAGCCGGCCGAGACGCGCATGGGGAAAGGGAAGGGGGCGCCGGAGTACTGGGTGGCCGTGATTAAGCCCGGACGCATCCTCTTCGAGATCCAGGGGGTAACCGAGGCCTCGGCGCGGGAGGCCCTGCGCCTGGGCGCCAACAAGCTGCCCTTGAAGACGAAGTTCGTGTCGCGTTCCGAGACGGAAGGAGTGTAA
- the rpsC gene encoding 30S ribosomal protein S3 yields MGQKTHPIGLRLGITRTWNSRWFASDRNFADLVHEDLQIKRYIHKRLENAGIAGVTISRAPKKVAVDIHTSRPGIVIGRKGAEVDKLRAELQLLTKKDIMLNIVEVRKAELNAQLVADSIARQLEGRVAFRRAMKKSLAATMKMGANGIRIQCSGRLGGAEIARTEKYRDGRVPLHTLRADIDYATSTANTTYGTIGVKVWICKGEVLDRGKYVQHEEEARADEQAPSDTRPRRPRGDKAGRKRTRPRGKVRRAGAPGPEGPPPKGRRPEGPARPRGEGRPPAPDGREGGAGESGAPE; encoded by the coding sequence GTGGGACAGAAGACACATCCGATCGGGCTGCGCCTCGGCATCACGCGGACGTGGAACAGCCGGTGGTTCGCCTCGGATCGGAACTTCGCGGACCTGGTCCATGAGGACTTGCAGATCAAGCGGTATATCCACAAGCGCCTCGAGAATGCGGGGATCGCGGGGGTGACGATTTCGCGGGCGCCCAAGAAAGTGGCTGTGGATATCCACACCTCGCGCCCGGGCATCGTGATCGGCCGCAAGGGGGCCGAGGTGGACAAGCTCCGCGCCGAGCTGCAGCTGCTGACCAAGAAGGACATCATGCTGAACATCGTCGAGGTCCGCAAAGCCGAGCTCAACGCGCAGCTGGTGGCCGATTCGATCGCCCGGCAGCTTGAGGGGCGGGTGGCGTTCCGGCGGGCGATGAAGAAATCGCTCGCGGCGACGATGAAGATGGGCGCGAACGGCATCCGCATACAGTGCAGCGGCCGGCTCGGCGGCGCTGAGATCGCGCGCACCGAGAAGTACCGGGACGGCCGGGTGCCGCTCCACACCCTGCGGGCGGACATCGACTACGCCACCTCGACGGCGAACACGACCTATGGGACGATCGGGGTGAAGGTGTGGATCTGCAAGGGGGAGGTGCTCGACCGGGGCAAGTACGTACAGCACGAGGAAGAGGCGCGGGCCGACGAGCAGGCGCCGAGCGACACCCGTCCCCGCCGTCCGCGGGGCGACAAGGCCGGCCGCAAGCGGACCCGTCCGCGCGGCAAAGTGCGGCGCGCTGGCGCCCCCGGTCCCGAGGGCCCGCCGCCCAAGGGCCGTCGGCCGGAAGGTCCGGCCCGCCCGCGCGGCGAAGGGCGCCCGCCGGCCCCCGACGGCCGGGAGGGCGGCGCCGGTGAATCAGGAGCCCCCGAGTGA
- the rplV gene encoding 50S ribosomal protein L22 gives MLVQATARLKYVSIPARKMRQVADLVKGQPVEKALGILNFTPKIAAFHMAKTLKSAVANALSTEGTDHLHPEDLVVKEVQVDEAPTHKRIRFQSMGRVFRVRKRHCHLTIRVEANVDLEARRQAAKGRTKKAAAGETAETAAAGTAAPAKKKTAAAKKKAAAKTAAKKTAAKKPAAKKKTAKKPAAKAGGKSEEK, from the coding sequence ATGCTCGTTCAGGCGACGGCCCGGTTGAAATACGTCAGCATCCCGGCTCGCAAGATGCGCCAGGTGGCCGACCTCGTCAAAGGGCAGCCCGTGGAGAAGGCGCTGGGGATCCTGAATTTCACGCCCAAGATCGCGGCCTTCCACATGGCCAAGACGCTCAAGTCGGCGGTGGCCAACGCCCTGTCGACCGAGGGGACCGACCACCTGCACCCCGAGGATCTCGTGGTCAAGGAGGTGCAGGTCGACGAGGCGCCCACGCACAAGCGCATCCGGTTCCAGTCCATGGGCCGGGTGTTCCGCGTGCGCAAGCGGCACTGCCACCTGACGATCCGGGTGGAGGCGAACGTCGATCTCGAGGCGCGGCGGCAGGCGGCCAAAGGCCGGACCAAGAAGGCGGCCGCAGGGGAAACGGCCGAGACGGCGGCGGCCGGGACGGCCGCGCCGGCCAAGAAGAAGACCGCGGCTGCCAAGAAGAAGGCGGCGGCCAAGACGGCCGCGAAGAAGACGGCTGCGAAGAAGCCGGCGGCCAAGAAGAAAACGGCCAAGAAACCGGCGGCCAAGGCCGGCGGGAAGTCGGAAGAAAAGTAG
- the rpsS gene encoding 30S ribosomal protein S19 — translation MPRSLKKGPFVDEHLQKKVEALNRSGEKRVIKTWSRRSTILPDFVGHTLAVHNGNKFIPIYVTENMVGHKLGEFAPTRTFRGHGGKLAERSSKVKG, via the coding sequence ATGCCTCGCTCACTGAAAAAAGGACCGTTTGTCGACGAGCACCTGCAGAAAAAGGTGGAGGCGCTCAACCGGAGCGGCGAGAAGCGGGTGATCAAGACCTGGTCGCGCCGTTCCACCATCCTTCCCGATTTCGTCGGCCACACGCTCGCCGTGCACAACGGCAACAAGTTCATCCCCATCTACGTGACCGAGAACATGGTCGGGCACAAGCTGGGCGAGTTCGCGCCGACGCGGACGTTCCGGGGCCACGGCGGGAAGCTGGCCGAGCGGTCGTCGAAGGTGAAAGGATAA
- the rplB gene encoding 50S ribosomal protein L2 produces the protein MPVKKFRPITPSQRFRTVPTFEEVTSTMPEKSLLEPLRKSGGRNNKGRVTAYCRGGGHKRHYRVIDFKRNKHDIPARVASIEYDPNRSARIALLHYADGEKRYILAPQGLEVNMRVESGPAADIRVGNALPLERMPLGTNVHNVEMRPGKGGQMVRSAGSFAQLVARDGNKAILKMPSGEVRSVPVTCCATIGQVSNVDHKNVVWGKAGASRWRGRRPSVRGVAMNPVDHPMGGGEGRSSGGRHPCTPWGKPTKGYKTRSKRKSKDHLIQDRRSKV, from the coding sequence ATGCCGGTAAAGAAATTTCGTCCGATCACGCCGTCGCAGCGCTTCCGCACGGTGCCGACGTTCGAGGAAGTGACGTCGACGATGCCGGAGAAGTCGCTGCTGGAGCCGCTGCGGAAGTCCGGCGGGCGCAATAACAAGGGGCGGGTGACCGCCTACTGCCGGGGCGGCGGACATAAGCGGCATTACCGGGTCATTGACTTCAAGCGGAACAAGCACGATATTCCCGCGCGCGTGGCCTCGATCGAGTATGATCCGAACCGTTCGGCCCGGATCGCGCTGCTGCACTATGCCGACGGCGAGAAGCGGTACATTCTCGCGCCCCAGGGGCTCGAGGTGAACATGCGGGTGGAATCGGGTCCGGCGGCCGACATCCGGGTGGGGAATGCTCTCCCCCTGGAGCGGATGCCGCTCGGCACCAACGTCCACAACGTCGAGATGCGGCCCGGCAAGGGCGGCCAGATGGTGCGGTCGGCCGGTTCGTTTGCCCAGCTGGTGGCGCGCGACGGCAACAAGGCGATTTTGAAGATGCCCTCGGGCGAGGTGCGGTCGGTGCCGGTGACGTGTTGTGCGACGATCGGCCAGGTGTCGAATGTCGACCACAAAAACGTCGTGTGGGGCAAGGCGGGGGCGTCGCGCTGGCGCGGCCGGCGGCCCTCCGTGCGCGGCGTGGCCATGAACCCGGTGGACCACCCGATGGGCGGGGGCGAGGGACGGAGTTCCGGCGGGCGGCACCCCTGCACGCCCTGGGGCAAGCCGACCAAGGGGTACAAAACCCGCAGCAAGCGCAAATCGAAGGATCACCTGATCCAGGATCGGCGCTCGAAAGTGTAA
- a CDS encoding 50S ribosomal protein L23: MSRDPRQVIKLHIQTERTTGLRQANNEYVFEVDKKANKHVIKAAVEKAFKVKVDDVRTLIVPGKTRRMGRYEGKTPTWKKAIVRLKKGESISMFENI, from the coding sequence ATGAGCCGGGATCCGCGGCAGGTGATCAAGCTGCACATCCAGACGGAGCGGACCACGGGTCTGCGCCAGGCCAACAACGAGTACGTGTTCGAGGTCGACAAGAAAGCGAACAAGCACGTGATCAAGGCGGCGGTGGAGAAGGCGTTCAAGGTGAAGGTGGACGACGTCCGCACGCTCATCGTGCCGGGAAAGACCCGCCGCATGGGCCGGTACGAGGGGAAAACCCCGACGTGGAAGAAAGCGATCGTGCGCCTGAAGAAGGGCGAGTCGATTTCGATGTTCGAGAATATTTAG
- the rplD gene encoding 50S ribosomal protein L4 yields the protein MNVKVYNQEGREVGTVELNPEVFGIKPNEAVVHQYVVNYLARQRQGTVLTKTRKEVSGGGKKPWRQKGTGRARAGTIRSPLWRGGGTVFGPQPRTYGSRFPKQMKKLAMQSVFSDKAALERIRVLDQVQLEKPKTKAVADLMAKLNLAGKKCLVLHEGRHDNFMLSCRNLPAVKYCRAALANGYDVLDADYLVFTKAGLEKVAEVFA from the coding sequence ATGAACGTGAAAGTCTACAATCAGGAAGGCCGGGAAGTCGGCACCGTCGAACTCAACCCCGAGGTCTTCGGGATCAAGCCGAACGAGGCGGTGGTGCACCAGTACGTGGTGAACTACCTGGCGCGGCAGCGGCAGGGGACGGTTCTGACGAAGACGCGCAAGGAAGTCTCCGGCGGCGGCAAGAAGCCGTGGCGGCAGAAGGGGACCGGCCGGGCGCGTGCGGGCACGATCCGCTCGCCTCTGTGGCGGGGGGGCGGCACGGTCTTCGGGCCGCAGCCCCGGACCTACGGCTCGCGGTTCCCGAAGCAGATGAAGAAGCTCGCGATGCAGTCGGTGTTTTCGGACAAGGCGGCGCTCGAGCGCATCCGTGTCCTCGACCAGGTGCAGTTGGAGAAACCCAAGACCAAGGCGGTGGCCGACCTGATGGCCAAACTGAACCTTGCGGGAAAGAAGTGCCTGGTGCTCCACGAGGGCCGGCACGACAACTTCATGCTCTCCTGCCGCAACCTGCCGGCGGTGAAATACTGCCGGGCGGCGCTCGCCAACGGGTACGACGTGCTCGACGCGGACTACCTGGTGTTCACGAAGGCCGGGCTGGAGAAAGTGGCGGAGGTGTTCGCATGA
- the rplC gene encoding 50S ribosomal protein L3, with product MREILGKKIGMTRVFEPSGESVPVTVIQAGPCPVVAVRTAATHGYEALQVGFDEVKKERVNKPETGHFAKAGIAPTRYLQEVQCAEAGLSVGAVLKADLFKPGDRVDVTGVSRGLGFQGAMRLHNFNGANVTHGQSDRWRAPGSVGASSYPSRVFKGQRMAGRMGRNKVTALNLRVVRVYPEENLLLVRGSVPGHRGTLLRIRTTNRGK from the coding sequence ATGAGAGAGATACTGGGCAAGAAGATCGGAATGACCCGCGTGTTCGAGCCGTCGGGCGAGTCGGTGCCGGTGACGGTGATCCAGGCCGGGCCGTGCCCGGTCGTGGCCGTGCGGACGGCCGCCACCCACGGCTACGAGGCGCTCCAAGTCGGTTTTGACGAGGTGAAGAAGGAACGGGTGAACAAGCCGGAGACCGGGCATTTTGCGAAAGCCGGAATTGCCCCGACGCGCTACCTTCAGGAAGTGCAGTGCGCGGAGGCCGGGCTGAGCGTGGGCGCGGTGTTGAAGGCCGACCTGTTCAAGCCGGGGGACCGGGTGGACGTGACGGGCGTGTCGCGCGGACTCGGATTCCAGGGCGCCATGCGCCTGCACAACTTCAACGGCGCCAACGTGACCCACGGGCAGTCGGACCGCTGGCGGGCCCCGGGCTCGGTGGGCGCCTCCTCCTACCCCTCGCGCGTGTTCAAGGGACAGCGCATGGCGGGGCGCATGGGCCGGAACAAAGTCACGGCGCTCAACCTGCGCGTCGTACGCGTCTATCCCGAAGAAAATCTGCTGTTAGTGCGGGGCTCCGTGCCGGGTCATCGCGGCACGCTGCTTCGGATTCGAACGACCAATCGCGGTAAGTGA
- the rpsJ gene encoding 30S ribosomal protein S10 — MNVQKIRIRLKAYDHYALDRSTKEIAQTVLRTGARIVGPVPLPTKRTVYTVLRSPHVDKKSREQFETRVHKRLIDIYESTPQTVDALMKLDLPAGVDVEIKT; from the coding sequence ATGAACGTGCAGAAAATACGGATACGGCTGAAAGCGTACGACCACTACGCCCTGGACCGGTCGACGAAAGAGATCGCGCAGACGGTGCTCCGCACCGGGGCGCGGATTGTCGGCCCGGTGCCGCTGCCGACGAAGCGGACTGTCTACACGGTCCTGCGGTCCCCGCATGTCGACAAGAAATCGCGCGAGCAGTTCGAAACGCGTGTCCACAAGCGGCTCATCGACATCTATGAGTCCACGCCGCAGACGGTGGACGCGCTGATGAAGCTTGACCTGCCGGCGGGTGTCGACGTGGAGATCAAAACCTGA
- the tuf gene encoding elongation factor Tu — protein sequence MAKQKFERTKPHVNVGTIGHVDHGKTTLTAAMTMVLSRVTGTQVRSFDSIDNAPEERERGITIATAHVEYESARRHYAHVDCPGHADYVKNMITGAAQMDGAILVVSAADGPMPQTREHILLARQVGVPYIVVYLNKVDQVDDPELLDLVELEVRDLLSQYEFPGDDVPVIRGSALQAMTVGSDLSKPLDSAEFKSIMELMEALDTYIPEPKRDKEMPFLMPIEDIFSITGRGTVATGRIERGVVKQGEEVEIVGIRETRKTVVTGVEMFRKLLDSGQAGDNVGLLLRGVDKEEVERGMVLAKPGSITPHKKFKAEVYVLTKEEGGRHTPFFSGYRPQFYFRTTDVTGVATLPENVEMVMPGDNVQMTVELITPIAMEKELRFAIREGGRTVGAGVVAEIVE from the coding sequence ATGGCGAAGCAGAAGTTTGAGCGGACGAAGCCGCACGTGAACGTGGGGACGATTGGTCACGTGGACCATGGGAAGACGACGTTGACGGCGGCGATGACGATGGTGTTGTCGCGGGTGACGGGGACGCAGGTGCGTTCGTTTGACAGCATTGACAATGCGCCGGAGGAGCGGGAGCGGGGGATCACGATAGCGACGGCGCACGTGGAGTACGAGAGCGCGAGGCGTCACTACGCGCACGTGGACTGTCCGGGTCACGCGGACTACGTGAAGAACATGATCACGGGTGCGGCGCAGATGGACGGGGCGATATTGGTGGTGAGTGCGGCGGACGGGCCGATGCCGCAGACGCGGGAGCACATTTTGCTGGCGCGCCAGGTGGGGGTTCCGTACATCGTGGTGTACCTGAACAAGGTGGACCAGGTGGACGATCCGGAGTTGCTGGACCTGGTGGAGTTGGAGGTTCGGGATCTTCTGAGCCAGTATGAATTTCCCGGGGATGACGTGCCGGTGATCCGGGGGAGTGCGTTGCAGGCGATGACGGTGGGATCGGATTTGAGCAAGCCGCTGGACAGTGCGGAGTTCAAGTCGATAATGGAGTTGATGGAGGCGCTGGACACGTACATTCCGGAGCCGAAGCGGGACAAGGAGATGCCGTTCCTGATGCCGATCGAGGACATTTTTTCGATTACGGGTCGGGGGACGGTGGCGACGGGGAGGATCGAGCGGGGGGTGGTGAAGCAGGGGGAGGAGGTGGAGATTGTGGGGATTCGGGAGACGCGCAAGACGGTGGTGACGGGGGTGGAGATGTTTCGGAAGTTGTTGGATTCGGGTCAGGCGGGGGACAACGTGGGGTTGTTGTTGCGGGGGGTGGACAAGGAGGAGGTGGAGCGGGGGATGGTGTTGGCGAAACCGGGATCGATCACGCCGCACAAGAAGTTCAAAGCGGAGGTGTACGTGTTGACGAAGGAGGAGGGGGGTCGTCACACGCCGTTTTTCAGCGGGTATCGGCCGCAGTTTTATTTTCGGACGACGGACGTGACGGGGGTGGCGACGTTGCCGGAGAATGTGGAGATGGTGATGCCGGGGGACAACGTGCAGATGACGGTGGAGTTGATCACGCCGATTGCGATGGAGAAGGAGCTTCGGTTCGCGATTCGGGAGGGTGGTCGGACGGTGGGCGCCGGCGTCGTCGCCGAAATTGTCGAGTAA